A window of the Hordeum vulgare subsp. vulgare chromosome 5H, MorexV3_pseudomolecules_assembly, whole genome shotgun sequence genome harbors these coding sequences:
- the LOC123452267 gene encoding two pore potassium channel a-like: MSDNSIQRALLPDNHNADVLQRKPSEGAKRFRRSRSAPRSEADQKPEENGSPLPDKELFSVIRPSFRLAGLLLFLYLLAGVVVFYLVMDQLSGKRTNRVLDALYFCIVTMTSVGYGDLVPHSDTAKLLACVFVFTGMAFIALFVSKSADYLVEKQEVLFFKALHMNMKFSEAKMLRQIETNKTKYKFYTAALLLVTTIVVGTVFLWKVEKLSLVDSFYCVCATITALGYGDKSFSSKLGRTFAVFWIITSTIILALFFMYLAEIYTERRQKMLAKWVLTRRITNMDLEAADLDNDRKVGAAEFVVYKLKELGKISQEDISSFLEEFEKLDVDQSGTLSTYDLTHAQSGR, from the exons ATGTCTGACAACAGTATTCAACGAGCATTGCTACCTGATAACCACAACGCCGACGTGCTCCAAAGGAAGCCGTCAGAAGGAGCTAAACGGTTCCGAAGAAGCAGGTCGGCTCCCAGATCAGAGGCCGATCAGAAACCAGAAGAAAATGGCTCGCCGCTTCCAGACAAGGAGTTGTTCAGCGTGATACGACCGAGCTTTAGACTAGCAGGGCTCCTCCTATTTCTCTACCTGCTAGCGGGCGTCGTCGTCTTTTACCTTGTCATGGATCAGTTATCTGGCAAGAGAACCAACAGGGTGCTTGACGCACTCTACTTCTGTATTGTCACGATGACATCGGTTGGTTATGGAGACCTTGTCCCTCACAGTGACACGGCGAAGCTCCTCGCCTGTGTTTTCGTCTTCACCGGCATGGCGtttattgctctctttgtgagcaagTCGGCAGATTATCTCGTCGAGAAGCAGGAGGTGCTGTTCTTCAAGGCACTGCACATGAACATGAAGTTTAGCGAGGCCAAAATGCTCAGGCAAATTGAGACAAACAAGACAAAGTACAAATTCTACACTGCTGCCCTACTTCTTGTGACAACCATTGTTGTGGGGACTGTTTTTCTCTGGAAGGTTGAGAAGCTGAGCCTTGTTGATTCCTTTTATTGTGTCTGTGCCACAATAACTGCCCTGGGCTATGGGGATAAAAGCTTCTCGTCCAAATTGGGGCGCACTTTCGCGGTATTTTGGATAATTACGAGCACCATAATCCTGGCGCTGTTCTTCATGTACCTTGCTGAGATCTACACCGAGCGACGGCAGAAAATGCTGGCCAAATGGGTTCTCACACGGAGAATAACAAACATGGATCTTGAAGCAGCTGATCTGGATAATGATCGAAAAGTGGG TGCTGCTGAATTTGTCGTGTACAAGCTCAAAGAACTGGGGAAGATCAGCCAAGAAGACATATCTTCTTTTCTAGAGGAGTTTGAGAAACTCGACGTTGACCAGTCCGGCACGCTCTCCACCTATGACCTTACTCATGCACAATCCGGTCGGTGA